One genomic window of Daphnia pulex isolate KAP4 chromosome 12, ASM2113471v1 includes the following:
- the LOC124208461 gene encoding uncharacterized protein LOC124208461 isoform X3: protein MRPRSSPHFLLLLLLAVIHPSLTTHQNTSREKNEENVKLLLARDERSAVVHFPDDNKQLPVQSGRAAPSAWRFQSDDNQLSNTRQSKSQFAIPLGASSGMMVPVPGTRATPPGEGVKKGRKAKPDVQDIISGIVHLLGGKVNLHAANGAAEAPPATSGNPSGPTLLRPQMLAPHSTRINNRAPPRIAQVPFEAIPLELGNSAGKPGQSLPFGVPLRPPVFPPKLPQTGQNVQGLPFTSGIPLPIQLVPPVSPNRPWPPTNPLVSESPLPALVALTTENTPTVQTHPSPLPNIPAINLTETPAAIPQIVETTLSAFFPEDSSVRHPTAVAVVTTAATTATTTITTTTTQLPLPESTTILVHESSSIDISSILQPSIEDESSSSSLIPLDSPSPVPAVMSSSLPVMPYSSDISSSLSVLQSWSTPSTVPQLEAGTPPNVLQLPDSNRYTPPLPSGRPGQVFHDEYLSPANGYGDVDVITSDNIQPHGTYGDTFELVVTAAQNFGGSSPPVNNGRPYVIPVDIDNVRGGLQAPASAESDEYVSIDGRKTYFNLFPTETVDGNEPMVQATAMPKPAPMSNNNGYGYAYPDSPVEPVRPAAPPRPSYPAAAAPRPSYPKPAAPVVINRPTASLIRRPSTTPLSRIDACIVGDPNACLEPNESCQAEEDGSACSCKPGFGRKKSSEVCKGLTGLLVSIRLDRLDNQRLAWSSSYSDPSSPDYQQLQWEANKAINSLMEMAPLSSHFVSSSINKFYAIGNKIIVNASVFLDSSPETQSVTVRPTLQRQLSNIIQQRNNNLGISRLWVEGPNPVPVILDLNECGAPELNDCSPNAECINNQGSFSCECKAGFSDPYPNDPFQSGRQCNSCTRSYCNNRGECRIENGRKTCSCQGNYKGQTCELDGEVLGVAIGASVAAVIIIVLTLVLLCMWSRRWRQNQEKMVDRSAYMEQLKTMPFPAIMQDRIRWAQYAEAMASAHNLYAPPDPVNVNPHLALISPAYAVGTMNSVSRASMAPTLPLVGQFYGSRSTCGSVISYGKRSAPPPPPSNPPPALQVMETSEESATESDAPIARPFQVPRPRSRSSAFSSNNIYFEADAPSTSNDFSNQSQVSLNTYQPQRQGHRYYYR, encoded by the exons ATGAGGCCGCGTTCATCGCCCCACTTCctactcctgctgctgctggcggtgATTCATCCGTCCCTTACAACTCATCAGAATACCAGCA gagaaaaaaatgaggaaaacgTGAAATTGCTGCTGGCACGGGATGAACGCTCCGCAGTCGTTCATTTCCCTGATGACAACAAACAACTTCCGGTGCAGTCTGGCAGAGCGGCGCCATCAGCGTGGAGATTCCAGTCGGATGACAACCAATTGTCTAATACGCGCCAGTCCAAAAGTCAATTTGCCATTCCATTAG GAGCCAGTTCCGGTATGATGGTCCCCGTTCCGGGAACGAGAGCCACGCCGCCTGGTGAAGGCGTCAAGAAAGGACGCAAAGCCAAACCGGATGTACAGGACATCATCTCGGGCATCGTTCACTTGCTGGGAGGAAAAGTCAACCTTCACGCGGCCAACGGCGCCGCCGAGGCTCCGCCGGCCACCTCGGGCAATCCTTCCGGCCCCACTCTCTTGAGACCGCAAATGTTGGCTCCGCACTCGACCCGAATCAACAATCGGGCACCGCCGCGCATCGCTCAAGTGCCCTTTGAGGCTATCCCGCTGGAGTTGGGCAACTCGGCCGGCAAACCCGGTCAATCGTTGCCTTTCGGTGTGCCGTTAAGGCCCCCCGTCTTCCCACCCAAACTGCCGCAGACTGGACAGAATGTGCAGGGACTTCCGTTCACCTCCGGTATCCCGCTTCCCATTCAACTGGTTCCGCCCGTCTCGCCCAATCGGCCCTGGCCTCCTACGAACCCGCTCGTGTCCGAATCCCCTCTGCCCGCTCTCGTGGCTTTGACCACCGAGAACACGCCGACCGTTCAAACGCATCCGAGTCCATTGCCCAACATTCCTGCAATCAACTTGACCGAAACTCCAGCAGCCATCCCGCAAATTGTTGAAACAACTTTATCGGCTTTCTTTCCTGAAGACTCCAGTGTCCGACACCCTACGGCGGTTGCAGTTGTTacgacagcagcaacaacagcaacaacaacaataacgacaacaacaacacagttACCGCTACCGGAATCGACGACTATCCTAGTTCACGAGTCATCGTCGATCGATATCTCTTCTATATTGCAACCGTCCATCGAAGATGAAAGCTCGTCGAGCAGCCTCATCCCGTTGGATAGCCCGTCTCCTGTTCCGGCAGTGATGTCTTCATCATTGCCTGTGATGCCTTACTCCAGTGATATCTCTTCCTCTTTGTCCGTCCTTCAAAGCTGGTCTACGCCGTCCACTGTGCCTCAATTGGAGGCCGGCACTCCTCCTAATGTCCTTCAACTGCCCGACAGTAACAGATACACGCCCCCACTGCCGTCTGGCCGTCCGGGTCAAGTCTTCCACGACGAATATTTGTCTCCGGCCAACGGTTACGGCGACGTTGACGTCATCACCAGCGACAACATTCAACCGCACGGAACTTACGGTGATACCTTCGAACTGGTCGTCACCGCTGCCCAGAATTTCGGTGGATCCTCGCCGCCCGTCAACAACGGAAGGCCTTACGTCATTCCGGTCGACATCGACAATGTTCGCGGAGGCCTACAGGCGCCTGCTTCGGCGGAATCTGATGAATACGTTTCGATTGACGGCCgcaaaacttattttaatCTCTTTCCAACGGAAACAGTCGACGGGAACGAACCGATGGTCCAAGCGACCGCCATGCCAAAACCAGCACCG ATGAGCAACAATAATGGATACGGTTACGCTTACCCGGACAGCCCTGTTGAGCCAGTTCGACCAGCAGCTCCGCCCAGGCCAAGTTATCCGGCAGCTGCAGCACCAAGGCCCAGCTATCCGAAACCAGCGGCACCGGTTGTTATCAACCGGCCAACTGCTTCACTTATTAGAAGACCGTCCACGACTCCCCTCAG CCGGATCGACGCCTGCATCGTGGGAGACCCTAATGCCTGTTTAGAGCCCAACGAATCGTGCCAAGCCGAAGAAGATGGATCAGCTTGCTCTTGTAAACCGGGTTTTGGCCGGAAGAAATCCAGTGAGGTCTGCAAAG GATTGACCGGTCTCCTGGTATCAATCAGATTAGATCGATTGGACAATCAGAGATTGGCCTGGTCATCCAGTTATTCGGATCCTTCCAGCCCTGACTATCAACAGTTGCAGTGGGAAGCCAACAAAGCC aTAAACTCGTTAATGGAGATGGCACCTTTGTCATCCCATTTTGTCTCTTCATCAATTAACAAGTTTTACGCCATTGGCAACAAAATCATCGTCAACGCGTCCGTCTTCTTGGATTCCAGTCCGGAAACGCAGAGCGTAACTGTTCGACCGACACTGCAGAGGCAGTTGTCCAACATCATCCAGCAACGGAACAACAATCTGGGTATCAGCAGATTATGGGTCGAGGGACCAAATCCCGTCCCAGTTATCCTAG ATTTGAATGAATGCGGTGCTCCTGAATTGAACGATTGCAGCCCTAATGCTGAATGCATCAACAACCAAGGCAGTTTTTCGTGTGAATGTAAAGCCGGGTTCTCCGATCCCTACCCCAACGACCCCTTCCAGTCTGGCCGTCAGTGCAATTCGTGCACGCGAAGCTACTGCAACAATCGCGGCGAATGTCGAATTGAAAACGGCAGAAAAACTTGCTC TTGCCAAGGAAATTACAAAGGACAGACGTGCGAACTGGACGGAGAAGTCTTGGGCGTGGCCATCGGTGCCTCCGTGGCCGCTGTTATTATCATCGTCTTGACCTTGGTGTTGTTATGTATGTGGAGTCGCCGGTGGCGACAGAACCAGGAGAAAATGGTCGATCGAAGTGCCTACATGGAACAACTGAAGACAATGCCGTTCCCAGCCATTATGCAGGACCGCATCCGATGGGCTCAGTATGCGGAGGCCATGGCATCCGCTCACAATCTCTATGCG CCGCCCGATCCGGTCAATGTGAATCCGCATTTAGCCTTGATATCGCCAGCCTATGCGGTTGGAACGATGAACAGCGTCAGTCGGGCTAGTATGGCGCCCACGTTGCCTCTTGTGGGACAGTTTTACGGGTCTCGGTCGACTTGTGGTTCTGTTATCAG TTATGGTAAGAGAAGTGCACCGCCTCCGCCTCCCTCGAATCCTCCGCCAGCTTTGCAAGTGATGGAGACGAGCGAAGAGAGCGCCACCGAAAGTGATGCACCAATTGCACGGCCATTCCAAGTACCCAGACCACGTAGTCGCTCTTCTGCATTT TCATCCAACAATATCTACTTCGAGGCGGATGCGCCCTCTACCAGCAATGATTTCTCCAACCAATCGCAAGTGTCGCTAAACACCTATCAACCCCAACGTCAGGGCCATCGCTACTATTATCGTTAA
- the LOC124208461 gene encoding uncharacterized protein LOC124208461 isoform X1 produces MRPRSSPHFLLLLLLAVIHPSLTTHQNTSREKNEENVKLLLARDERSAVVHFPDDNKQLPVQSGRAAPSAWRFQSDDNQLSNTRQSKSQFAIPLGASSGMMVPVPGTRATPPGEGVKKGRKAKPDVQDIISGIVHLLGGKVNLHAANGAAEAPPATSGNPSGPTLLRPQMLAPHSTRINNRAPPRIAQVPFEAIPLELGNSAGKPGQSLPFGVPLRPPVFPPKLPQTGQNVQGLPFTSGIPLPIQLVPPVSPNRPWPPTNPLVSESPLPALVALTTENTPTVQTHPSPLPNIPAINLTETPAAIPQIVETTLSAFFPEDSSVRHPTAVAVVTTAATTATTTITTTTTQLPLPESTTILVHESSSIDISSILQPSIEDESSSSSLIPLDSPSPVPAVMSSSLPVMPYSSDISSSLSVLQSWSTPSTVPQLEAGTPPNVLQLPDSNRYTPPLPSGRPGQVFHDEYLSPANGYGDVDVITSDNIQPHGTYGDTFELVVTAAQNFGGSSPPVNNGRPYVIPVDIDNVRGGLQAPASAESDEYVSIDGRKTYFNLFPTETVDGNEPMVQATAMPKPAPMSNNNGYGYAYPDSPVEPVRPAAPPRPSYPAAAAPRPSYPKPAAPVVINRPTASLIRRPSTTPLSRIDACIVGDPNACLEPNESCQAEEDGSACSCKPGFGRKKSSEVCKGLTGLLVSIRLDRLDNQRLAWSSSYSDPSSPDYQQLQWEANKAINSLMEMAPLSSHFVSSSINKFYAIGNKIIVNASVFLDSSPETQSVTVRPTLQRQLSNIIQQRNNNLGISRLWVEGPNPVPVILDLNECGAPELNDCSPNAECINNQGSFSCECKAGFSDPYPNDPFQSGRQCNSCTRSYCNNRGECRIENGRKTCSCQGNYKGQTCELDGEVLGVAIGASVAAVIIIVLTLVLLCMWSRRWRQNQEKMVDRSAYMEQLKTMPFPAIMQDRIRWAQYAEAMASAHNLYATPMPPPYFYQTPSTLQSNPAPSLVQHPTLSPPPIPPRNKVPVRQAASLPVGLVTSTASQMINNLQELARKISRKKKSAPRPPDPVNVNPHLALISPAYAVGTMNSVSRASMAPTLPLVGQFYGSRSTCGSVISYGKRSAPPPPPSNPPPALQVMETSEESATESDAPIARPFQVPRPRSRSSAFSSNNIYFEADAPSTSNDFSNQSQVSLNTYQPQRQGHRYYYR; encoded by the exons ATGAGGCCGCGTTCATCGCCCCACTTCctactcctgctgctgctggcggtgATTCATCCGTCCCTTACAACTCATCAGAATACCAGCA gagaaaaaaatgaggaaaacgTGAAATTGCTGCTGGCACGGGATGAACGCTCCGCAGTCGTTCATTTCCCTGATGACAACAAACAACTTCCGGTGCAGTCTGGCAGAGCGGCGCCATCAGCGTGGAGATTCCAGTCGGATGACAACCAATTGTCTAATACGCGCCAGTCCAAAAGTCAATTTGCCATTCCATTAG GAGCCAGTTCCGGTATGATGGTCCCCGTTCCGGGAACGAGAGCCACGCCGCCTGGTGAAGGCGTCAAGAAAGGACGCAAAGCCAAACCGGATGTACAGGACATCATCTCGGGCATCGTTCACTTGCTGGGAGGAAAAGTCAACCTTCACGCGGCCAACGGCGCCGCCGAGGCTCCGCCGGCCACCTCGGGCAATCCTTCCGGCCCCACTCTCTTGAGACCGCAAATGTTGGCTCCGCACTCGACCCGAATCAACAATCGGGCACCGCCGCGCATCGCTCAAGTGCCCTTTGAGGCTATCCCGCTGGAGTTGGGCAACTCGGCCGGCAAACCCGGTCAATCGTTGCCTTTCGGTGTGCCGTTAAGGCCCCCCGTCTTCCCACCCAAACTGCCGCAGACTGGACAGAATGTGCAGGGACTTCCGTTCACCTCCGGTATCCCGCTTCCCATTCAACTGGTTCCGCCCGTCTCGCCCAATCGGCCCTGGCCTCCTACGAACCCGCTCGTGTCCGAATCCCCTCTGCCCGCTCTCGTGGCTTTGACCACCGAGAACACGCCGACCGTTCAAACGCATCCGAGTCCATTGCCCAACATTCCTGCAATCAACTTGACCGAAACTCCAGCAGCCATCCCGCAAATTGTTGAAACAACTTTATCGGCTTTCTTTCCTGAAGACTCCAGTGTCCGACACCCTACGGCGGTTGCAGTTGTTacgacagcagcaacaacagcaacaacaacaataacgacaacaacaacacagttACCGCTACCGGAATCGACGACTATCCTAGTTCACGAGTCATCGTCGATCGATATCTCTTCTATATTGCAACCGTCCATCGAAGATGAAAGCTCGTCGAGCAGCCTCATCCCGTTGGATAGCCCGTCTCCTGTTCCGGCAGTGATGTCTTCATCATTGCCTGTGATGCCTTACTCCAGTGATATCTCTTCCTCTTTGTCCGTCCTTCAAAGCTGGTCTACGCCGTCCACTGTGCCTCAATTGGAGGCCGGCACTCCTCCTAATGTCCTTCAACTGCCCGACAGTAACAGATACACGCCCCCACTGCCGTCTGGCCGTCCGGGTCAAGTCTTCCACGACGAATATTTGTCTCCGGCCAACGGTTACGGCGACGTTGACGTCATCACCAGCGACAACATTCAACCGCACGGAACTTACGGTGATACCTTCGAACTGGTCGTCACCGCTGCCCAGAATTTCGGTGGATCCTCGCCGCCCGTCAACAACGGAAGGCCTTACGTCATTCCGGTCGACATCGACAATGTTCGCGGAGGCCTACAGGCGCCTGCTTCGGCGGAATCTGATGAATACGTTTCGATTGACGGCCgcaaaacttattttaatCTCTTTCCAACGGAAACAGTCGACGGGAACGAACCGATGGTCCAAGCGACCGCCATGCCAAAACCAGCACCG ATGAGCAACAATAATGGATACGGTTACGCTTACCCGGACAGCCCTGTTGAGCCAGTTCGACCAGCAGCTCCGCCCAGGCCAAGTTATCCGGCAGCTGCAGCACCAAGGCCCAGCTATCCGAAACCAGCGGCACCGGTTGTTATCAACCGGCCAACTGCTTCACTTATTAGAAGACCGTCCACGACTCCCCTCAG CCGGATCGACGCCTGCATCGTGGGAGACCCTAATGCCTGTTTAGAGCCCAACGAATCGTGCCAAGCCGAAGAAGATGGATCAGCTTGCTCTTGTAAACCGGGTTTTGGCCGGAAGAAATCCAGTGAGGTCTGCAAAG GATTGACCGGTCTCCTGGTATCAATCAGATTAGATCGATTGGACAATCAGAGATTGGCCTGGTCATCCAGTTATTCGGATCCTTCCAGCCCTGACTATCAACAGTTGCAGTGGGAAGCCAACAAAGCC aTAAACTCGTTAATGGAGATGGCACCTTTGTCATCCCATTTTGTCTCTTCATCAATTAACAAGTTTTACGCCATTGGCAACAAAATCATCGTCAACGCGTCCGTCTTCTTGGATTCCAGTCCGGAAACGCAGAGCGTAACTGTTCGACCGACACTGCAGAGGCAGTTGTCCAACATCATCCAGCAACGGAACAACAATCTGGGTATCAGCAGATTATGGGTCGAGGGACCAAATCCCGTCCCAGTTATCCTAG ATTTGAATGAATGCGGTGCTCCTGAATTGAACGATTGCAGCCCTAATGCTGAATGCATCAACAACCAAGGCAGTTTTTCGTGTGAATGTAAAGCCGGGTTCTCCGATCCCTACCCCAACGACCCCTTCCAGTCTGGCCGTCAGTGCAATTCGTGCACGCGAAGCTACTGCAACAATCGCGGCGAATGTCGAATTGAAAACGGCAGAAAAACTTGCTC TTGCCAAGGAAATTACAAAGGACAGACGTGCGAACTGGACGGAGAAGTCTTGGGCGTGGCCATCGGTGCCTCCGTGGCCGCTGTTATTATCATCGTCTTGACCTTGGTGTTGTTATGTATGTGGAGTCGCCGGTGGCGACAGAACCAGGAGAAAATGGTCGATCGAAGTGCCTACATGGAACAACTGAAGACAATGCCGTTCCCAGCCATTATGCAGGACCGCATCCGATGGGCTCAGTATGCGGAGGCCATGGCATCCGCTCACAATCTCTATGCG ACACCAATGCCTCCTCCTTACTTCTATCAAACCCCTTCGACCTTGCAATCCAACCCAGCTCCTTCGCTGGTTCAACACCCGACGTTGTCTCCTCCGCCGATCCCTCCCCGAAATAAAGTTCCCGTCCGTCAAGCGGCTTCTTTGCCCGTCGGCCTGGTCACTTCGACAGCCAGTCAGATGATCAACAATCTCCAAGAATTGGCTCGCAAAATAAGCCGCAAGAAGAAGTCTGCTCCTAGA CCGCCCGATCCGGTCAATGTGAATCCGCATTTAGCCTTGATATCGCCAGCCTATGCGGTTGGAACGATGAACAGCGTCAGTCGGGCTAGTATGGCGCCCACGTTGCCTCTTGTGGGACAGTTTTACGGGTCTCGGTCGACTTGTGGTTCTGTTATCAG TTATGGTAAGAGAAGTGCACCGCCTCCGCCTCCCTCGAATCCTCCGCCAGCTTTGCAAGTGATGGAGACGAGCGAAGAGAGCGCCACCGAAAGTGATGCACCAATTGCACGGCCATTCCAAGTACCCAGACCACGTAGTCGCTCTTCTGCATTT TCATCCAACAATATCTACTTCGAGGCGGATGCGCCCTCTACCAGCAATGATTTCTCCAACCAATCGCAAGTGTCGCTAAACACCTATCAACCCCAACGTCAGGGCCATCGCTACTATTATCGTTAA
- the LOC124208461 gene encoding uncharacterized protein LOC124208461 isoform X4, translating into MRPRSSPHFLLLLLLAVIHPSLTTHQNTSREKNEENVKLLLARDERSAVVHFPDDNKQLPVQSGRAAPSAWRFQSDDNQLSNTRQSKSQFAIPLGASSGMMVPVPGTRATPPGEGVKKGRKAKPDVQDIISGIVHLLGGKVNLHAANGAAEAPPATSGNPSGPTLLRPQMLAPHSTRINNRAPPRIAQVPFEAIPLELGNSAGKPGQSLPFGVPLRPPVFPPKLPQTGQNVQGLPFTSGIPLPIQLVPPVSPNRPWPPTNPLVSESPLPALVALTTENTPTVQTHPSPLPNIPAINLTETPAAIPQIVETTLSAFFPEDSSVRHPTAVAVVTTAATTATTTITTTTTQLPLPESTTILVHESSSIDISSILQPSIEDESSSSSLIPLDSPSPVPAVMSSSLPVMPYSSDISSSLSVLQSWSTPSTVPQLEAGTPPNVLQLPDSNRYTPPLPSGRPGQVFHDEYLSPANGYGDVDVITSDNIQPHGTYGDTFELVVTAAQNFGGSSPPVNNGRPYVIPVDIDNVRGGLQAPASAESDEYVSIDGRKTYFNLFPTETVDGNEPMVQATAMPKPAPMSNNNGYGYAYPDSPVEPVRPAAPPRPSYPAAAAPRPSYPKPAAPVVINRPTASLIRRPSTTPLSRIDACIVGDPNACLEPNESCQAEEDGSACSCKPGFGRKKSSEVCKGLTGLLVSIRLDRLDNQRLAWSSSYSDPSSPDYQQLQWEANKAINSLMEMAPLSSHFVSSSINKFYAIGNKIIVNASVFLDSSPETQSVTVRPTLQRQLSNIIQQRNNNLGISRLWVEGPNPVPVILDLNECGAPELNDCSPNAECINNQGSFSCECKAGFSDPYPNDPFQSGRQCNSCTRSYCNNRGECRIENGRKTCSCQGNYKGQTCELDGEVLGVAIGASVAAVIIIVLTLVLLCMWSRRWRQNQEKMVDRSAYMEQLKTMPFPAIMQDRIRWAQYAEAMASAHNLYAPPDPVNVNPHLALISPAYAVGTMNSVSRASMAPTLPLVGQFYGSRSTCGSVISHPTISTSRRMRPLPAMISPTNRKCR; encoded by the exons ATGAGGCCGCGTTCATCGCCCCACTTCctactcctgctgctgctggcggtgATTCATCCGTCCCTTACAACTCATCAGAATACCAGCA gagaaaaaaatgaggaaaacgTGAAATTGCTGCTGGCACGGGATGAACGCTCCGCAGTCGTTCATTTCCCTGATGACAACAAACAACTTCCGGTGCAGTCTGGCAGAGCGGCGCCATCAGCGTGGAGATTCCAGTCGGATGACAACCAATTGTCTAATACGCGCCAGTCCAAAAGTCAATTTGCCATTCCATTAG GAGCCAGTTCCGGTATGATGGTCCCCGTTCCGGGAACGAGAGCCACGCCGCCTGGTGAAGGCGTCAAGAAAGGACGCAAAGCCAAACCGGATGTACAGGACATCATCTCGGGCATCGTTCACTTGCTGGGAGGAAAAGTCAACCTTCACGCGGCCAACGGCGCCGCCGAGGCTCCGCCGGCCACCTCGGGCAATCCTTCCGGCCCCACTCTCTTGAGACCGCAAATGTTGGCTCCGCACTCGACCCGAATCAACAATCGGGCACCGCCGCGCATCGCTCAAGTGCCCTTTGAGGCTATCCCGCTGGAGTTGGGCAACTCGGCCGGCAAACCCGGTCAATCGTTGCCTTTCGGTGTGCCGTTAAGGCCCCCCGTCTTCCCACCCAAACTGCCGCAGACTGGACAGAATGTGCAGGGACTTCCGTTCACCTCCGGTATCCCGCTTCCCATTCAACTGGTTCCGCCCGTCTCGCCCAATCGGCCCTGGCCTCCTACGAACCCGCTCGTGTCCGAATCCCCTCTGCCCGCTCTCGTGGCTTTGACCACCGAGAACACGCCGACCGTTCAAACGCATCCGAGTCCATTGCCCAACATTCCTGCAATCAACTTGACCGAAACTCCAGCAGCCATCCCGCAAATTGTTGAAACAACTTTATCGGCTTTCTTTCCTGAAGACTCCAGTGTCCGACACCCTACGGCGGTTGCAGTTGTTacgacagcagcaacaacagcaacaacaacaataacgacaacaacaacacagttACCGCTACCGGAATCGACGACTATCCTAGTTCACGAGTCATCGTCGATCGATATCTCTTCTATATTGCAACCGTCCATCGAAGATGAAAGCTCGTCGAGCAGCCTCATCCCGTTGGATAGCCCGTCTCCTGTTCCGGCAGTGATGTCTTCATCATTGCCTGTGATGCCTTACTCCAGTGATATCTCTTCCTCTTTGTCCGTCCTTCAAAGCTGGTCTACGCCGTCCACTGTGCCTCAATTGGAGGCCGGCACTCCTCCTAATGTCCTTCAACTGCCCGACAGTAACAGATACACGCCCCCACTGCCGTCTGGCCGTCCGGGTCAAGTCTTCCACGACGAATATTTGTCTCCGGCCAACGGTTACGGCGACGTTGACGTCATCACCAGCGACAACATTCAACCGCACGGAACTTACGGTGATACCTTCGAACTGGTCGTCACCGCTGCCCAGAATTTCGGTGGATCCTCGCCGCCCGTCAACAACGGAAGGCCTTACGTCATTCCGGTCGACATCGACAATGTTCGCGGAGGCCTACAGGCGCCTGCTTCGGCGGAATCTGATGAATACGTTTCGATTGACGGCCgcaaaacttattttaatCTCTTTCCAACGGAAACAGTCGACGGGAACGAACCGATGGTCCAAGCGACCGCCATGCCAAAACCAGCACCG ATGAGCAACAATAATGGATACGGTTACGCTTACCCGGACAGCCCTGTTGAGCCAGTTCGACCAGCAGCTCCGCCCAGGCCAAGTTATCCGGCAGCTGCAGCACCAAGGCCCAGCTATCCGAAACCAGCGGCACCGGTTGTTATCAACCGGCCAACTGCTTCACTTATTAGAAGACCGTCCACGACTCCCCTCAG CCGGATCGACGCCTGCATCGTGGGAGACCCTAATGCCTGTTTAGAGCCCAACGAATCGTGCCAAGCCGAAGAAGATGGATCAGCTTGCTCTTGTAAACCGGGTTTTGGCCGGAAGAAATCCAGTGAGGTCTGCAAAG GATTGACCGGTCTCCTGGTATCAATCAGATTAGATCGATTGGACAATCAGAGATTGGCCTGGTCATCCAGTTATTCGGATCCTTCCAGCCCTGACTATCAACAGTTGCAGTGGGAAGCCAACAAAGCC aTAAACTCGTTAATGGAGATGGCACCTTTGTCATCCCATTTTGTCTCTTCATCAATTAACAAGTTTTACGCCATTGGCAACAAAATCATCGTCAACGCGTCCGTCTTCTTGGATTCCAGTCCGGAAACGCAGAGCGTAACTGTTCGACCGACACTGCAGAGGCAGTTGTCCAACATCATCCAGCAACGGAACAACAATCTGGGTATCAGCAGATTATGGGTCGAGGGACCAAATCCCGTCCCAGTTATCCTAG ATTTGAATGAATGCGGTGCTCCTGAATTGAACGATTGCAGCCCTAATGCTGAATGCATCAACAACCAAGGCAGTTTTTCGTGTGAATGTAAAGCCGGGTTCTCCGATCCCTACCCCAACGACCCCTTCCAGTCTGGCCGTCAGTGCAATTCGTGCACGCGAAGCTACTGCAACAATCGCGGCGAATGTCGAATTGAAAACGGCAGAAAAACTTGCTC TTGCCAAGGAAATTACAAAGGACAGACGTGCGAACTGGACGGAGAAGTCTTGGGCGTGGCCATCGGTGCCTCCGTGGCCGCTGTTATTATCATCGTCTTGACCTTGGTGTTGTTATGTATGTGGAGTCGCCGGTGGCGACAGAACCAGGAGAAAATGGTCGATCGAAGTGCCTACATGGAACAACTGAAGACAATGCCGTTCCCAGCCATTATGCAGGACCGCATCCGATGGGCTCAGTATGCGGAGGCCATGGCATCCGCTCACAATCTCTATGCG CCGCCCGATCCGGTCAATGTGAATCCGCATTTAGCCTTGATATCGCCAGCCTATGCGGTTGGAACGATGAACAGCGTCAGTCGGGCTAGTATGGCGCCCACGTTGCCTCTTGTGGGACAGTTTTACGGGTCTCGGTCGACTTGTGGTTCTGTTATCAG TCATCCAACAATATCTACTTCGAGGCGGATGCGCCCTCTACCAGCAATGATTTCTCCAACCAATCGCAAGTGTCGCTAA